The Malus domestica chromosome 10, GDT2T_hap1 nucleotide sequence tcgtttgaaggttttggacgaagtttggCCAGTTTTTCTTGGAATTCATTGGTGAGATCCCGTGACTTTTAGAGCTTTAAAATGGTATAACGTGATTGTAGATGTtcctagcttcattttggtaccaattgcatgaaaaatggttgagaaacgaaggagaatagtgagtttgaagttttgcccagtttccggcgccgacgacggtcgccggagctggaggtagaagatgggagaatattccgtcaaacttgacgaaatattctcaCGCCGTCAGTCAAATATAACGGAATCTGTTaggtttaacggaatattccctaacggtggttagggaatccgttAGGTTTGGGCAGCGCGTGAGGGCGCGTTTTGCCGTGCCCTTGACGGCGCGTCACGGCGCGTGGGAGGtcaaaaataattctaaaaatatgggaatgatcctgaggttgtgtagatcactatggtatattcatatacccaaattgagcaatgtatgaaaagttattagctagtttgtatatgtgctttaaaataacatttttatagttaattcacatataggtgagacttattccAAGGACGAGCATATCCACAtacgactcgggggttacgacccgtcgacttatcagtgagtgggcttttgttttcagtatataattatatacttgatatattttccaaaaatgtgttttaaatgaaagtatgctttgaaataatatgccaaatgcctttatattatgaatatgcatttcatggttgcatatatatatataattgtgatgctgtggaggcacaggtaagtacaggtaagttatgtttggtctAGGTGAACTACGaacggcttgatccctgtttagggtatgtaggcagtctaacgagaggTTAGGTGCAGTCATTCAATAAATGAGATGAACATGTTGATTTTCTATATGAGATATGATTGAGAAACgatgagctcataaacctgcacccctgaTGATTACATTTTAGCAGAGAGAATTGGCACATGTTTgtatattatgtcacctcctgcaccatatgctcacaatggatccaatttaggtgcacagtcttgtcgtacaaaccactataagtggttccgactcataggtgactaacGTATTATCGCACAGCTAGCATTGAGAGagtagaattgagcataattatattacacccaaccttgtcgtacaaacccttTTCAGTGGTTTTGACTTATGTGTAGTAtattgtcgtataggtcatagtagtgactccggctagattgagtttgagctataaattcagccgtacagactaccacaggagtTCCGACTAACATATtaaatttctatgaaattattcttacctgaattgtttactctattatatcttggcatggcatatatacttatgaatatgattatgtcaAGCATGAACTGAATTGATATGTTTTcagatatatatgtatatgcttacatcttgattctgggaaaataatacatgttttacagcgaaggGTTAGTTATGttaataaatgaaatggttttgtaaaacatttgtttttgtccactcacgttttctgttttgcgcccctccaggttctaagtaagattgttgttggtggctcgaGATCTGCGGCAGTTCTGACCTATTTGAATAATAGtgggacattcctggtactgtgtgTGTAACGATGACTTGTTCTACTGGATTGCACCTAgaatttatgctctgattaggagtgttacggttgtaactaactcctatcactttctgtttagtagtgcacactagtaaatttggttttcaattattcGTGTATTTGCTATCTTTATCACTTTCgtactgtgcacatggttacgtcactctcagatgacggccagcatgccttgacctcggtcaaggtgtgtcagtttggtattagagcctaggtttagcagtcctgtataattcttaaatgttctaatccttgtgatgtcttatgtcagaactatgccgcctcgtagaaaGCCCCGTCAACCAGCTGAATCTAGATTCCCCAATATTGCTtaattaggggaagctatagtttCTGCTATTCAGACAACATTCCGTACTCCTCAAAGGACACCTCTTGAAACAGTTCATAACCTGAAATTGAATACCTTCATGGGAAATGAAGGTCATGAGGGGGCGGAAAAATGGTTGAATCATGTGGAGAAGACCTTTCAGGTGATGCAAagtcaggggaatcttcctcctgataggtgggtcgagGACTACCTGATTTTTGGGAGAACAgcctgcatcttggtggagacaGGAGTCTTACGAGATGACCCCAAAAGAGATTATGGACTGGGGAGTGTTTAAGGAGCGGTTTCAGAAAAGGTTCATTCCTCCTGCATACATCGATCTTAAGAAACAGGAGTTTACTCATCTGAGGCGAGGAAAGATGTCTActaatgagtattacaggatgtTTACTGATCTATCTAAATATGATCCGGAAGTTGCTGCGAATCCAGTAGAGATGCTTCGCCGTTTCTgtttgggtactaagaagaaatggcgttccaTAGCGACATCGACTCACTGTGCCTCTTACCAGAAGTTCTACGAGATTCTACTGAGGATTAAGGCCTCAGAGAACATGCCTAGTGAGAGTGAGGATAAGGGAAGAAAGAATGGGGGCCAGAGAagagatgacaaaggaaaagggcaagcatTTCAGGGACCCCGCAAGACCCATAACTTTAAGAGGAGTGGTGGCAGTTCCAGTTCTTCCAGCGGGGGATTGAGTACTAATATACAGAGGAGAGGGGGCAAGTTTACTGGGGTCCCTAGGTTCTAGAGgcagagagattttggtggtttAGGTGGATCTAGTGCTCCCTTATGCCTCAGGTGTAATAATCGGCAATTtgggagtgtaggagaggcagcaATGGATGTTatacttgtggacagatggtCATAGGGCTGCCCAATGCCTTCAGAGTCAGCAGAGACCCCAACAGCCTTCATTCCCACCACCTGCACCTACCCAGTACGCTTCAGGATCTGGTGGTTATACTCAGACGGGACGAGGAGGTGCCTATAACTACCAAGGTGATGCCGTTCCCTACACCTCAGGGCAACAGCAATATCAGTATTCTCAGGATCCTCAGTATCAGAGTGAGTACCCTCAGTACCAGGGAGGATTTATGTCTTATCAGCCTCATTCAACCAGAggatctcagtggtatcaaGGGGGACAGCCCCAGCAGGGAGAGATTGCTGCTAGTAGTACAGGATCTTCGAGGCAGTCGGGTCAGCAGAGGCAGGGACGTGGTATTCATGCCAATAGAGGTCACAGCGGACGATAGCAGAGTCAGGGGCGCATCCACAACATGTCACTACAAGATGCCCAGAATAACccagatttaatcatgggtacgttaaatattcttggtcattttgctagagagTTGATTGATTGTGATGTTacacattctgttatttctcagAAATTTGCTCAAGTGATGCAACcccatcctacacctctaggatatgatttagagttttctatgcctagatGGGATAGATGTTTTGTAgatcgggtatatccaggatgtccagtgatagtAGAGGATGTTATCATGCTGGCTAATCTTATGTCGTtcgatattatggattttgatgtgattttgggcacggATTGGTCgcactataatcgtgccaagatagattgttatggaaagacagtcacatttcatggtcctggattacctgaagttacatttgtaggagagcctagtAGGGTGAGACATGGTATTATTTCAGCCATGAAAGCAAATAGAATGTTGTCGAATGGTTGTCATGGATATTTGGCTCATATGGTGTTAAATGATGATactcctagtagtgtggaggatgttcgtgtggTCAGACATTTTCCGGATGTATTTCCTCaggatttgcctggattgccgccagatagaaatgtggagtttgttattgatctgcttccaggtacgaatcctATATCCTTAACTCCTTACAGAATAGCTCCTGCTGAATTAAAAGAACTGAAAGTACAGTTGCAAAAGTTAGtagataaaggttttattcagccgagtacttcaccttggggagctccagttttatttgtgaggaagaaagatggaactttgaggttGTGCATTGATTACAAGCAATTGAATCGGATAACCATTAAAaatcgttatccattgcctcgtatagatgatttgtttgatcagctcaggggtgcctgtgtattttctaagattgacttgaggtcgggTTACTACCAGttaaagattaaaaatgaagatgtccctaaaatcgcattcaggactcgatatggtcattatgagtttcttgtaatgccattcgggttaactaatgcacctgcagcttttatggatttgatgaatcgagtattccagccatatttggacaggtttgttattgtcttcattgacgatGTTCTGGTATACTAGCAAATGTGAATtctggttgaatcaagtggcgtttttgggacatgtcatttctgctcagggcattcaagtggattctcagaaagtggcagctgtggagaattgggaacaacctcgaaccgtcaccgaggtacggagttttcttggcttagcagggtattatagacggttcgttaaggatttttcagtgattgcttTGCCACTGATGAGGTTGACtcgaaaggatgttaagttcgagTGGGATAATAAATGTGAGCAAATTTTCCAGCAGCTGAAGTACTACCTCACTCATGCACATGTTCTAGCACTTCcagatgatagcggtaattatgaggtctatagtgatgcttctctgaatggtttgggttatgtattgatgcaacatggtagggtaattgcttatgcttcgagacagttgaaacctcatgagaagaattaccctacgcttgatttggagttagcagctattatctttgccttgaagatttggagacattatctttatggtgagaaatgtaagatcttcacagatcataagaatCTCCAGTATCTGTTTACTtagagagatcttaatctttgtcagcggaggtggattgagttacttagtgactatgattgcacgattaaGTACCatcctggtcgtgcaaatgcagtggctGATGCACTTAGCAGGAAGACTCCAGTCAAacttaatgccatctatgattgtcatgttcctcttctagCAAAGTTGAGATTCACTAGAGTGGAGTTAGGAGTAGAAAATCGAGAAGaagccttgcttgctaatttCCAAGTTCTGCCAACTTTAATTGGTCGAGTGCTTGAGgctcagatgattgatgaggagactcaagaaataattcaagcaagacatcaaggaaaaaagaaagattttaagatttgagaaactgatggtatgcttatgcaggaaagcagaatgtatgtgccgaataatgcaaagttaaagaaaaaaactttggatgaagcacatatttcggcatatgcgATGCATGTAGGAGGctctaagatgtatcataccattagaccattttattattggccgggtatgaagagAGAAATTGtcgaatatgtgagtaggtgtgccatctgccaacaggttaaagctgaaaggaagaagtcgtttgggttgatgcagccacttcccagTCCACAATGGAAATGGTAAAATATtattatggattttgtgtacaagcttcctcgcaCACATAATGGTTATGACGGTATTTGGGTGGTAGTTGATTGGCTTACGAAGTTAGCgcattttattccagtgagggagaagtattggttaagccgattagctaagttatttatttcacagattgtgaagtaccatggtgtgccagttaatattatctcgGTTCGAAATCccagatttacttctaagttctggaaagcattccaggaagctcttggtacgagattgTTTTATAGTACTgcatatcatcctcagacagatggacaatctgagaggaccatttagacattagaggatatgttgagatcttcagtactgcagtttggaaatagttggcatgattgcttggatttgatggagttcgcctacaacaacagttatcaTTTGAGCATTGGTATGGCatcatttgaggcactttatgggaaatcttgtcgtatgcctctatgttggtcagaggttggcgagagagttttagtgggccctgagattgtggatgtgactactcaaaatgttaaggtaattaagtctaacctgaaagcggcccaagatcgacaatagagcttagcagacaagcatgccacGAATCGGAAGTAtgatgtaggtgattgggtgtttctgaagctatcactttggaaaggtgttgtacgatttggaaggaaaggaaagttgagtcctaggtacattagaccatatatgatcaccgagcAAGTCGGcgaggttgcttacaggcttgagttgcctccagagttgtccaaggtacacgatgtatttcatgtttcgatgcttcgacattatgtttcagatccctCACCTGTAATTCCttctcaacctttggaaattaatccggatttgacttatgatgaggaaccagtgactctattggattggaaggataaagaACTGAGGAACAAGACAGTTCGTCTGGTTAAAgtgttatggagaaatcattcagtagaagaagctacttgggagacagaggatcggatgagagagatgtatccacgcttgttttatgattattagtggatggATGTATTGGTTATAtgtaatttcgaggacgaaattttctaGGTTTGGGAGATTGTCACAGTTCGTCCCGAGAAATATTTATCGCTAATGTGAAAAGACTAGATTACCCTTGGACATTAAGAAGTGTGGTGTGTGATTTGTTTTGAAATggaattatttgaatttttcctaagtttttggaaccacTTAGGAACtaagaaactttggttttgatTGGGTGTTGACTAGTTGGACCACACATATCACTtctcctttctctttcttccctTATGTGTTCTCTCTCTGTCCCTCggactctctctatctctctctcttctcttccgTACGaactcaaacccaaaacccGTTGAATCGTGACGGATCGAGGACGTTGAAGGTACCATTGTGTTCCTTGCAAGCTTAGGAACACATCTagaccattttcaggtaaggataGCTTCGTTTTCACGTTGAAACCATAACCCCGATTTGGGGTACTATTCATGCAAACGTTAAATCTCATGTTTTTTGAAATTTcaagcttgtaggaagcttaATGAGGTctcaaggaagctcggagtgcttcgtttgaaggttttggacgtcgggatcgtgtggacgaagtttggccggtttttcTTAGAATTCACCGGTGAGATCCCATGACTTTTAGAGCTTTAAAATGGTATAACGTAATTGTAGATGTtcctagcttcattttggtaccaattgcatgaaaaatggttgagaaacgaaggagaatagtgagttTGAAGTTTTGCCCAATTTCCGGCGCCGACAACGGTCGCCGGAGCTGGAGGTAGGAGATGggagaatatttcgtcaagtttgacggaatattctcacgCTGTCAGTCAAATATAACAGAATCTGTTaggtttaacggaatattccctaacggtggTTAGGGAATCTGTCAGGTTTGGgctgcgcgtgggggcgcgttttGCCGTGCCCTTGAGGGCGCGTGGGAGGtcaaaaataattctaaaaatatgggaatgattatgaggttgtgtagatcactgtggtatattcatatacccaaattgagcaatgtatgagaagttattagctagtttgtatatgtgctttaaaataacgtttttatagttaattcgcatataggtgagacttattccaaggacgagcgtatccacgaatgattcgggggttacgacccgtcgacttatcagtgagtgggcttttgttttcagtatataattatatacttgataaatttcccagaaatgtgttttaaatgaaagtatgctttgaaataatatgccaaatgcctttatattctgaatatgcatttcatggttgcatatatatatatataattgtggtgctgtggaggcacaggtaagtataggtaagttatgtttggtctAGGTGAACTACGaacggcttgatccctgtttagggtacgtaggcagtctaacgagaggTTAGGTGCAGTCATTCAATAAATGAGATGAACATGTTGATTTTCTATATGAGATATGATTGAGAAACgatgagctcataaacctgcaccccgggtgATTGCGATTTAGCCAGAGAGAATTGGCACAGGTCTGTATATTATGTCACAttccgcaccatatgctcacattggatccaatttaggtgcacagtcttgtcgtacagaccactataagtggttccaactcgtaggtgactaacgTATTATCGCACAGCTAGCATTGAGAGAGtggaattgagcataattatattacacccaaccttgtcgtacagacccttttcagtggttccgacttatgtgcagtatattgccgtataggtcatagttgtgactccagctagattgagtttgagctatgaattcaaccgtacagactaccacaggagttccggctaacatattacatttctatgaaattattcttacctgaattgtttactctattatatcttggcatggcatatatacttatgaatatgattatgtgaagcatgaactgAACTGATATGTTTTCAGATATATGTGTATATGCTTACATCTTGATTCTAGGAAAataatacatgttttacagcgaggggttagttatgttaataaatgaaatggttttgtaatttgtttttgcccactcacgttttctgttttgcgcccctccaggttctaagtaagattgttgttggtggctcgaGATCTGCGGCAGTTCTGACCTATTTGAATAATAGtgggacattcctggtactgtgtaacgagtacttgtcctactggattgGACCTAgaatttatgctctgattaggggTGTTACGGTTGTAACTAACTCttatcactttctgtttagtagtgcacacTAGTAAATTTGGTTTTCAACTATTCGTGTAtttgctatctttatcgcttccgtactgtgcacatggttacgtcactctcacatgacggccagcatgccttgacctcggtcagggtgtgtcattttGCATATGTTGGAGTTTGTTTATAATGTCGGTAAattatttatcatgtattttGCATAGatagggtaaattattttgagcaatctaacattttaaaattttaatagtcgGTGCactatttgaatcaaataacatttttttaggtaaattattttgcatgcaattttacatatattagtcattttttatatatatgtgtgtgaaataatttacctacattaatatgtaaaatataattttagtgACTTAATTAAGCATGTCAATATATTAGACATGTtatattgttattatatattagacaatgaatttataacaaatttttttttagtaaaattaTTAATTCTCCCTTATAATTCGCATGGCATTAATTGTGTACATCAAATATTCAAATAGGAGTATTTTAGGCATTcagaaaattttaaatgtgttaagtcaaacataattaatgaattttctGATGTGGAATCTAGTAAATGTGTTTTATTTATGTAAAAAACTTATGTCGGATTTTATgtgaagaaaattaaattttagggGCTAAAGTTATATTTTCAGTAGAAAAATGACTTTAATCACTCCATAATTGAAACAGAACTACTATTATTGAAAAGAAATGTGTGGGCTAGGACCCAACCAACATAAGTAAAACTGAAAATGAATTACACTTAATGTGAGAGAAAACAACAAATTAGCAAGATTCAAGCCATGTAAGGCAGGCTAATGCAGAAAGAAGAAACCAACTATACATAATGTTGGGCAGAGTCAAGTAAGAGATATTGGGCCTCAAAGAGCTGAGCGTAAGGTTGGAGCTAGGATTCAAAGTCCCCCCGTGGGGAGCAAATCATTTAACTTCTAA carries:
- the LOC139188607 gene encoding uncharacterized protein, encoding MITEQVGEVAYRLELPPELSKVHDVFHVSMLRHYVSDPSPVIPSQPLEINPDLTYDEEPVTLLDWKDKELRNKTVRLVKVLWRNHSVEEATWETEDRMREMYPRLFYDY